One genomic segment of Myxococcus virescens includes these proteins:
- a CDS encoding transposase: MSYTDAFKAEMVKRMVGPGAVSAAALSRQVGVSQPTLSQWLREARRVAAMTPPPEEKKPT, encoded by the coding sequence GTGTCGTACACGGATGCATTCAAGGCGGAGATGGTGAAACGGATGGTGGGGCCAGGCGCGGTGAGCGCTGCGGCGCTTTCCCGTCAGGTGGGAGTCTCGCAGCCGACGCTGTCGCAGTGGTTGCGCGAGGCGCGTAGGGTAGCGGCGATGACGCCGCCGCCCGAGGAGAAGAAGCCCACTG